The DNA region TGGTCGTCGAGAAGAACCGATTCCTCGACATGACGGCCGACGGCCTCAACCTCAACGGCACCGCGCGCGGGGTGCGGGTGCGCGACAACTTCCTGCGCAACACCGGGGACGACGCGCTCGCCATGTGGTCGCTCAACACGACCAACAGCGACTCGGCGTTCATCGGCAACACCGTCTCGCAGCCCAACCTCGCCAACGGCATCGCGATCTACGGCGGCCGGAACATCACCGTCAAGGACAACCTGGTCCTCGACACCAACGCCCTCGGCAGCGGCATCGCCCTCTCCAACCAGAAGTTCCTCGACCCGTTCTTCCCGCTGGCCGGGACCATCACGGTGTCCGGCAACAGCCTGGTGCGCACCGGTGCGATGAACCCCAACTGGAACCATCCCATGGGCGCGCTGCGCGTCGACGCGTACGACAGCGCCATCGAGGCGACCGTCGACATCACCGATACGACGATCACCGACAGTCCGTGGAGCGCCTACGAGTTCGTCTCCGGCGGCGGCACCGGCAAGGCCGTGCGGAACGTGCGCGTCGACCGGTCGACGGTGACCGGCGTCGGCACGGTCGTCGTGCAGGCGGAGACGCCGGGCGCGGTCCGGATGAGCAACGTGAAGGCCACGTCGGTGGGTGCCGCGGGCGTCTACAACTGCCCCTACCCGTCCGGCTCGGGCAGCTTCACGCTCACCGACGGCGGCGGCAACTCCGGCTGGGACAGCGTCTGGGACGACTGCTCGACCTGGCCGAAGCCCGGCGGCGGCAACCCCGACCCCGACCCGAAGCGCAACCTCGCCAAGTCCCGCCCGGCCACGGCGACCGGCTCCACCGACGTCCACACCCCCGGCAAGGCGGTCGACGGCGACGCGGCGACGTACTGGGAGTCCACGAACCACGCCTTCCCGCAGTCGCTCACGGTCGACCTCGGCACGGCGGAGCCGGTCCGCAGGCTCGTCCTGAAGCTGCCGCCGCCCGCGGCCTGGGAGGCCAGGACCCAGACCCTCTCCGTCCAGGGCAGCACCGACAGCTCCGGCTACCGCACCCTGGTCGCGTCGAAGGCGTACCGCTTCGACCCGGCGACCGGCAACACCGTCACGATCGACGTCCCGGCGTCCGCACCGAACGTCCGGCACCTGCGCCTGCACGTCACCGCCAACACGGGGTGGCCCGCTGCGCAGTTCAGTGAGGTGGAGGCGTACCTGAGCTGACCTTCGCCGAACGCGGTCCCGCGGGGTACGCCCGCGGGACCGCTACAGGGTCCGCCGGGACACCAGCGCTTCGGCGATCCCGGTCCGGGTGCGCAGGGGGCCGACCACCACGTGGAAGGTGCGCTTGTCGCGTGCCCGCAGCACGGTGACCGCTCCCCTCGCCCCGGACGCCCGGCGGGGTTCCTTGGCGTCGTACTCGATGACCATGGCGCGCTTCCCGCACGACAACTGGAAAAAGGGGGCGCTGTGCTCGCCCTGCGAGACGGAGCCCAAGCCGTAGGGCCCGCCGGGAAGGTCCGGGCCGCCGTCGTTCCCGCCCTCGGCCTCATCGCCGTCCCCGGCCTCATGACCGTCCTCGTCCTTCGGCCATGCGGTCGTCAGGCCGGAGACACTCGCCTTCGCACCGATGACGAGGAGGCCGCAGGCCCCGGGTTCGACATAGGCGACGATCTTCTCGCGCCCGACCCTGACCTCGGCGACGGGCCGCCTCGCCACCGCGCGCGTTCCGACTTCCAGCTCCTCGCCGACATCGCCGCTCACGGCAATCTCCGGGAGCTTCCGCAGCGGGGCGGGCTGCTCCCGGAGGGAGGACGGGCTTTCGCCGCCCTGCCCTTGCCACGTGCAGGCCACGGCCGTCAACGACACCGCGAGAACGACGGTCACAGCCGCCCGGAAAGATCGAATCACCGGCGCGACCCTACCCTGCCGGGCTGTGACCTGCGCATTCACCTGCCCGGCTGCGCGTCACCCGCCGCCGCAGGCGACTGCCGTATGTCGCCGTCGCCCGCCACGTCCCTCGCTAGCCCGGCCAGCGCCTCCGCCTCCGCGCTGCCCTCGTCCGCGCTGAACACGTGCACCACGAGGCCCGTCTCGCCGGGCTCGTCCGGGACGTGCAGGGTCTCGAAGTCGAGGGTGAGAAGTCCGGTCCGCGGGTGGTGGAGCCGTTTGCGGCCCGCCGTGCACATCACGACCTCGCCGGTGCCCCAGATGCGGCGGAAGTCGGCGCTGCGGACGGACAGTTCGGAGATCAGAGCGGCGAGTTCACCGTCGTCGGGGTAGCGTCCTGCGGCGACGCGGAGCTGGCCCACGGCCTCGGCCGCGCGGTCCTCCCACTCGGGGTGCAGGCTCCGGGAGGCCGGGTCGAGGAAGAGGAAGCGGGCGTTGTTCGAGTCCCTGCGGTCCGGGTCGCCGAGGCCGCCGACGAGTTCGGCGCCGAGGGCGTTCCAGGCCACCACGTCCAGGCGGTGGTTCGTGGCGAACACCGGGAAGCGGGTGAGGGAGTCGAGGACGCGCTGGAGCAGCGGGCTGACCCTGGCCTTGGGCACGGGCCCGCGCCGGGCCCCGGCGAGGGTGTCGAGGTGGCTGCGCTCCGCCGTGTCCAGACCGAGCGCACCGGCGAGCGCGTCGAGGACCTCGGGCGAGGGCTGGGTGGCGCGGCCCTGTTCGAGGCGTACGTAGTAGTCGACGCTGATCCCGGCGAGCTGGGCCAACTCCTCGCGGCGCAGGCCGCGGACGCGTCGGCGGCGGCCTGCGGAGATCCCGACGCGCTCGGGCGCGACCCGCCCCCGGCGGGCCCGCAGGAAGCCGCCGAGCGCCCGCCCGGCGTCGCCGACCCCGTCGACCCCGTCCAGACCGACCCGTCCCTGCCCCTGCTCCACGGCGCCCCTGTTCATGCGATCAAGTATGCGTGTCGCGCCCCCAAGGTGGTCCTGCCAGTACCAGGACAGCGAATCCGCTGGTTGAACAGGGTTCTGGCTGCCCCGCCGGGCCCGGGGCACCGTGGCCTCATGAACGCAACCACGCCGTCCGCACCGCCCTCGCCGCCCGCACCGTCTTCACCGTCCTCGCCGCAGAAGATCCTCATCGTCAGCGCCCACCCGGAGAGCGACTCGCTCAACGCCTCCCTCACCGACTTCGCGGTCGGCCACCTCCGCGCGGCGGGACACGAGGTGCGCGTCTGCGACCTGTACGCGATGAAGTGGAAGGCGACCGTCGACGCCGACGACTTCCCGGACCTCGCCCCGGACGAGCGGCTGCACGTGATGGCGGCCTCCGAGGACGCCACACTCGCGGGACGGCTGTCGGCGGACGTCGCCGCCGAGCAGGAGAAGGTGCGCTGGGCGGACGCCGTCGTCTTCCAGTTCCCGATGTGGTGGTTCGGCCCCCCGGCCATCCTGAAGGGCTGGATCGACCGGGTGTTCACCGCCGGGTTCGGCTACGGCCCGAAGGTGCCACCGCCCTACAGCGAGGGCCCCCTGGCGGGACGGCGCGCCCTGGTGTCGGTGACGGCGGGTGCGCGCGGGACGGCGTTCTCCGACCGGGGCATCCACGGCCGCCTCGCGGACGTGCTCTATCCGGTGCAGCACGGTCTGTTCTGGTTCACCGGCATGGCGCCGCTGGAGCCGTTCGCGGTGTTCGAGGCCAACAACCTGCCCGCGGAGGAGTTCGAGACCGCGAAGCAGGAGTACGCGCGCCGCCTGAACGGCCTGTTCACGGACGAGCCGGTGCCGTTCCGCTCCCTGGTGGGCGGCGACTACGACCACGACATGCGGCTGCTTCCGGGAGTGGAGGAGCCCGGGATCGCGGGCCTGGACCTGCATGTCCGGCCCGGCTGAACCGCCCGGCGAGCGGCGCGCCGCACCTCCGCTGCCCGTGGTGCCCGCGCCGTTCCGGCGGATCCCGTCCGTCTCGCGGTGACCGCCACCGCGGCGATCGTCGGCCTCGTGACCTCCCGGGACGAACTCCGCGCCCGGCTGCGGCGGACCCTGCCGACCGGCGTCCCGGTCCTGACCCAGGCGACGACGGTCGCCCGCCTGCCTCGCCGCCGAGCGGCGCCTCGGCCGCGTCGCGGCGGACGCCGACATCGACGCGCTCGCCCCGACCCTGATCGGCGCGGCGCACCTGCTGTTCGCCGACCGCACGGGCACCCCGCCGGAGGCGGCGGCCGTCCACAGGGTCGTGGTGACGGTCATGGCCGGGGCCGTCGTGGGGCCGTGAGCGGGCGCGCCGCCACGGCGCTCACGCGGCGGCGTCGGCGACCAGCTTCTCGTAGCCGACGAGGCGTACGCAGACGGCGACCCCGCGGATGATCCGCTCGACCTCCTCCAGGTCCGGGTAGCTGGGGCTGACGCGGATGACGCTGTCCTTCGGGTCCTGCCCGTACGGATGCGTGGCGCCCGCGGGTGTCAGGGCGATGCCCGCCTCCTCGGCGCGACGCACCACTGCGCGGGCGCAGCCCTCGGGGACGTTCAGGACGATGAAGTAGCCGCCCTTGGGCCTGGACCAGGTGGCGAGGCCGGTGCCGCCGAGCTCTTCGGCGAAGCCGCGCAGGACGGCGTCGAACTTCGGGCGCAGCAGCGCCTGGTGCGCACGCATGTGGGCGCGGACGCCGTCGGCGTCCCGCAGGAACAGCGCGTGGCGGAGCTGGTTGATCTTGTCGGGGCCGATGGAGCGCTTGGCGTTGCGGCCGCGCAGCCAGGCGACGTTGGCCGGGGACGAGCCGAAGAAGGCGACGCCCGCCCCGGCCAGGGTGATCTTCGAGGTGGAACCGAAGACGAACGCGCGGTCCGGGTGACCGGCCTCGGCGCAGGCGGCGAGGATGTCGGCGACCTCGGTCTCCTCGTCGGTGAGGTGGTGCACCGCGTAGGCGTTGTCCCAGAAGATCCGGAAGTCCGGTGCGGCGGTCGGCATCGAGGCGAGCCCGCGCACGACCTCGTCGCTGTAGCAGGTGCCGTCGGGGTTGCTGTACTTGGGCACGCACCAGATGCCCTTGATCGCGGGGTCGGCGGCCGCGAGGCGCTCCACCTCGGCGAGGTCGGGGCCCGCGGCGGTCATCGGGACGGGGATCATGTCGATGCCGTAGCGCTCGCACAGCGCGAAGTGCCGGTCGTAGCCGGGGACCGGGCACAGGAACGCGATCCGGTCCTCGTCGGCCCAGCGCCGCGGCGCGCCCGGCAGGGTGCCGAGGAGGGCGTGCACGATGCAGTCGTGCATCAGCTCCAGGCTGGAGTTGCCGACGGCGAGGAGCTGGTCGACCGGCGTCTGGAGGAAGCCGCTGAAGATCTCGCGCAGTTCGCGCAGTCCGTCCGGGCTGCCGTAGTTGCGGCAGTCGGTCCCGTCGGCGGCGGTGTACCGGCCGCCGGGCAGGCTCAGCAGGTCCGCGGCGAGGTCGAGCTGCCGGGGCGAGGGCTTGCCGCGCGTCAGGTCGAGGTCGAGGCCCAGGCCGAGCAGGTCCGCGTAGTCGCGCCGGGCCTCCTCCAGGCGTACGGCCGGGGGGACGGAGTCGTCGGGCACCTGCGCGGTCGTGGTCATGCGGACTTCCTTCGGGACTGTCGTACGGCGGCGGGAGCGTCAGGGGCCCGCGGGCCGCCGGGCTCACGGGCCGGTGCAGGAGGCTGGCCTCCACGGGCGGCGCCGGCGGGCGCCGCCCCCGGTCGGTCCCATGATGGCCCCTGCCCTACGGGGGCGAACTCCCGTTCCACAGACCGGACGGCCCGGACGCCTCCGGACCGGACAGCCCGCCCCCTCTGCGACGGACAGCCCGCCCCTCCGGACCGGACCAGTCAGCCCCTTCCGGACCGGACCAGTCAGCCCCTTCCGGGCCATCCGGCGCCCCGGCCGCCGCCGTCACC from Streptomyces flavofungini includes:
- a CDS encoding discoidin domain-containing protein → MRTSCTVSGRSPARRAAPACAALALAAGLLTALAPAAQAAHDPSRVRPAAAGASVPFTSVEAESATSNGTRIGPDHTQGTVASESSGRQAVRLAAGQHVEFTLPGAANAVNVAYSVPDGQSGSLAVYVNGVKLDKSLAVTSKYSYVDTPWIQGSKTHHLLDNTRLLLGRNAGAGDKVRLEATGTQVTVDVADFEQVAAAGGKPSGAVSVTDKGADPSGQGDSTQAFREAVAAAKGGTVWIPPGEFKLTQPLSNVDDVRLRGAGAWHSVVRSSRFIDQSSAPTGKVGLHDFAVIGEVTERVDSDPDNFVNGSLGPDSAVSGMWLQHLKVGMWLMGNNDNLVVEKNRFLDMTADGLNLNGTARGVRVRDNFLRNTGDDALAMWSLNTTNSDSAFIGNTVSQPNLANGIAIYGGRNITVKDNLVLDTNALGSGIALSNQKFLDPFFPLAGTITVSGNSLVRTGAMNPNWNHPMGALRVDAYDSAIEATVDITDTTITDSPWSAYEFVSGGGTGKAVRNVRVDRSTVTGVGTVVVQAETPGAVRMSNVKATSVGAAGVYNCPYPSGSGSFTLTDGGGNSGWDSVWDDCSTWPKPGGGNPDPDPKRNLAKSRPATATGSTDVHTPGKAVDGDAATYWESTNHAFPQSLTVDLGTAEPVRRLVLKLPPPAAWEARTQTLSVQGSTDSSGYRTLVASKAYRFDPATGNTVTIDVPASAPNVRHLRLHVTANTGWPAAQFSEVEAYLS
- a CDS encoding helix-turn-helix transcriptional regulator; this encodes MNRGAVEQGQGRVGLDGVDGVGDAGRALGGFLRARRGRVAPERVGISAGRRRRVRGLRREELAQLAGISVDYYVRLEQGRATQPSPEVLDALAGALGLDTAERSHLDTLAGARRGPVPKARVSPLLQRVLDSLTRFPVFATNHRLDVVAWNALGAELVGGLGDPDRRDSNNARFLFLDPASRSLHPEWEDRAAEAVGQLRVAAGRYPDDGELAALISELSVRSADFRRIWGTGEVVMCTAGRKRLHHPRTGLLTLDFETLHVPDEPGETGLVVHVFSADEGSAEAEALAGLARDVAGDGDIRQSPAAAGDAQPGR
- a CDS encoding NAD(P)H-dependent oxidoreductase, translated to MNATTPSAPPSPPAPSSPSSPQKILIVSAHPESDSLNASLTDFAVGHLRAAGHEVRVCDLYAMKWKATVDADDFPDLAPDERLHVMAASEDATLAGRLSADVAAEQEKVRWADAVVFQFPMWWFGPPAILKGWIDRVFTAGFGYGPKVPPPYSEGPLAGRRALVSVTAGARGTAFSDRGIHGRLADVLYPVQHGLFWFTGMAPLEPFAVFEANNLPAEEFETAKQEYARRLNGLFTDEPVPFRSLVGGDYDHDMRLLPGVEEPGIAGLDLHVRPG
- a CDS encoding aminotransferase class I/II-fold pyridoxal phosphate-dependent enzyme; its protein translation is MTTTAQVPDDSVPPAVRLEEARRDYADLLGLGLDLDLTRGKPSPRQLDLAADLLSLPGGRYTAADGTDCRNYGSPDGLRELREIFSGFLQTPVDQLLAVGNSSLELMHDCIVHALLGTLPGAPRRWADEDRIAFLCPVPGYDRHFALCERYGIDMIPVPMTAAGPDLAEVERLAAADPAIKGIWCVPKYSNPDGTCYSDEVVRGLASMPTAAPDFRIFWDNAYAVHHLTDEETEVADILAACAEAGHPDRAFVFGSTSKITLAGAGVAFFGSSPANVAWLRGRNAKRSIGPDKINQLRHALFLRDADGVRAHMRAHQALLRPKFDAVLRGFAEELGGTGLATWSRPKGGYFIVLNVPEGCARAVVRRAEEAGIALTPAGATHPYGQDPKDSVIRVSPSYPDLEEVERIIRGVAVCVRLVGYEKLVADAAA